Proteins encoded together in one Lysinibacillus sp. FSL K6-0232 window:
- a CDS encoding M24 family metallopeptidase codes for MLKLQKLRKALQEQNIDGILITNGYNRRYMTGFTGTAGVAIVSQNDAVFITDFRYTEQATAQVQDFRIVQHEATIIEEIAKQVNEMGIKLLGFEKDTVSYGTYELYKATIQADLVPISGLIEKIRLIKTEQEINIIKAACEIADHAFTHILGFIKPGKTELEVSNELEFFMRKQGATQSSFDTIVASGLRSALPHGVATDKVIEKGDFVTLDFGALYNGYISDITRTVAVGEPSEKLVDMYNAVLASQLLALEKVGPGLTGIQADAIARDYLKEQGYGEAFGHSLGHGIGLEVHEGPGLSMRSDTVLEPGMAVTIEPGVYLPGIGGVRIEDDILITETGNERLTHSSKELIIL; via the coding sequence ATGTTGAAATTACAAAAGCTACGTAAGGCACTTCAAGAACAAAACATCGATGGCATTTTAATTACAAATGGCTATAACCGTCGTTATATGACTGGTTTTACAGGGACAGCAGGCGTAGCAATTGTATCCCAAAATGATGCGGTGTTTATTACAGATTTTCGTTATACAGAGCAGGCTACTGCACAAGTACAGGACTTCCGAATTGTTCAGCATGAAGCAACAATTATTGAAGAAATTGCTAAACAGGTCAATGAAATGGGTATCAAATTATTGGGCTTTGAGAAAGATACTGTCAGCTATGGCACATATGAACTGTATAAAGCAACTATTCAAGCTGATTTAGTGCCGATTTCTGGACTAATTGAAAAAATTCGCTTGATTAAGACGGAACAAGAGATTAATATTATTAAGGCTGCGTGTGAAATTGCTGATCACGCATTTACACATATTTTAGGCTTCATCAAGCCCGGTAAAACAGAGCTTGAGGTTTCGAATGAATTGGAATTTTTCATGCGTAAACAAGGAGCAACTCAGTCTTCGTTTGATACAATTGTTGCGTCTGGTCTTCGTTCAGCATTACCGCATGGCGTTGCAACGGATAAAGTAATTGAAAAGGGCGACTTTGTAACATTAGACTTTGGCGCACTCTACAATGGCTATATTTCGGATATTACACGTACGGTGGCAGTTGGAGAACCATCTGAAAAGTTAGTAGATATGTACAATGCAGTCCTTGCTTCACAGCTATTGGCACTTGAAAAAGTTGGCCCTGGCTTAACAGGTATTCAAGCGGATGCGATTGCACGTGACTACTTAAAGGAACAAGGATATGGCGAAGCATTTGGTCATTCTTTAGGACACGGTATTGGTCTTGAAGTACATGAAGGCCCTGGCTTGTCAATGCGTTCTGATACAGTATTAGAGCCAGGTATGGCCGTGACGATTGAACCAGGCGTTTATTTACCAGGAATCGGTGGCGTCCGTATCGAGGATGATATTTTAATTACAGAAACAGGTAATGAACGACTGACACATTCGTCAAAAGAACTTATTATTTTATAA
- the aroQ gene encoding type II 3-dehydroquinate dehydratase yields MKLLCLNGPNLNRLGKREPHIYGYETLDDVRENLQNLAASLGATVEFRQSNHEGVLVDWVHEAEDEKYDGIIFNPGAYTHTSIALHDAIAGIAVPVIEVHISNIHKREAFRHHSYLAPACLGQICGLGTKGYELALRTFIEREN; encoded by the coding sequence GTGAAGTTATTATGTTTGAATGGACCTAACTTAAATCGACTGGGCAAAAGAGAACCACATATTTATGGCTATGAAACATTAGATGATGTTCGGGAGAATCTTCAAAATCTTGCGGCTTCTTTAGGAGCTACAGTGGAATTCCGTCAATCCAATCATGAAGGGGTACTCGTTGATTGGGTGCATGAAGCGGAGGACGAAAAATACGATGGTATTATTTTTAATCCTGGTGCATATACCCATACAAGTATCGCACTACATGATGCGATTGCAGGGATTGCTGTGCCAGTAATTGAAGTACATATTTCGAATATCCATAAACGTGAAGCTTTCCGTCATCATTCCTATCTTGCTCCAGCCTGCCTTGGGCAAATTTGCGGGCTAGGTACGAAAGGCTATGAGCTGGCACTACGTACATTTATTGAGAGGGAGAATTGA
- a CDS encoding enoyl-CoA hydratase/isomerase family protein, which produces MANYPNVVAVTIENHIATVQINHPPLNVLGKKVVEGLLHAFQQIEKNDTIRVVILTSAGQKAFMAGADIKEFPTWLGDKQMDRHVYANHQLYNYIDRFPKPTIAVLNGLTLGGGCELALCCDFRIAEQHAKIGLPEINLGIFPGGGGTQRLPRLIGMSKAKELIFFGGSIDAQDAFTLGLVNKVTASNEGLTGAKEWAKQLAMKSSYTLSKIKEAMMYGADHSIAEGIQHEAELFYDVFQHPDAFEGVGAFIEKRKPMFNQHTKVEE; this is translated from the coding sequence ATGGCTAATTATCCAAACGTAGTAGCTGTCACGATAGAGAATCATATAGCAACTGTTCAAATCAATCATCCACCATTAAATGTTTTAGGAAAAAAGGTTGTAGAAGGTTTATTGCATGCTTTCCAACAAATTGAAAAAAATGATACGATCAGAGTTGTGATTTTAACAAGCGCTGGACAAAAGGCGTTTATGGCTGGTGCTGATATAAAAGAATTTCCAACATGGCTAGGGGATAAGCAGATGGATAGACATGTTTATGCAAATCATCAGCTCTATAATTATATTGATCGTTTCCCTAAGCCTACAATTGCTGTATTAAATGGTCTGACGCTTGGTGGAGGGTGTGAATTAGCATTATGCTGTGATTTTCGAATTGCTGAACAGCATGCAAAAATAGGACTGCCTGAAATTAATTTAGGTATTTTCCCAGGTGGGGGAGGTACACAGCGATTACCAAGATTGATTGGCATGTCGAAAGCAAAGGAGCTTATATTTTTCGGAGGAAGTATTGACGCGCAGGACGCCTTTACACTTGGCTTAGTCAATAAGGTAACCGCTTCCAATGAAGGGCTTACTGGTGCTAAGGAGTGGGCGAAGCAGTTGGCGATGAAGTCAAGCTATACGCTTAGCAAGATAAAGGAGGCTATGATGTATGGCGCTGATCATTCTATAGCGGAAGGAATTCAGCATGAGGCAGAACTATTCTATGATGTCTTTCAACATCCAGATGCCTTTGAAGGAGTTGGCGCATTTATCGAAAAAAGAAAGCCAATGTTTAATCAACATACGAAGGTAGAAGAATAA
- the efp gene encoding elongation factor P, with product MISVNDFRTGLTIIVDGQLYRVLDFQHVKPGKGAAFVRSKLRNLRNGSVNEKTFRAGEKVEKAQIDNRKMQYLYAQGDEHVFMDLESYEQTELSSNAIEYELKFLKENMEVHIQSYQGEMLGVELPNTVELEVTETEPGIKGDTASGGTKPATLETGLIVQVPFFVNQGDVLIINTEEGSYVSRA from the coding sequence ATGATTTCAGTAAACGATTTCCGTACAGGTCTAACAATTATTGTGGATGGCCAATTATATCGCGTATTAGATTTCCAACACGTAAAACCAGGGAAGGGTGCTGCATTCGTGCGCTCTAAATTACGTAATCTACGTAATGGCTCTGTGAATGAAAAAACATTCCGTGCTGGTGAAAAAGTAGAGAAAGCACAAATTGATAACCGTAAAATGCAATATTTATATGCACAAGGTGACGAGCATGTATTTATGGACTTAGAATCATATGAGCAAACTGAGCTATCTTCAAATGCGATTGAATATGAATTAAAATTCCTAAAAGAAAACATGGAAGTGCATATCCAATCTTACCAAGGTGAAATGCTGGGTGTTGAATTACCGAACACTGTTGAGCTAGAAGTAACAGAAACAGAACCAGGTATTAAAGGTGATACAGCTTCAGGCGGTACAAAACCTGCAACACTTGAAACAGGTCTTATCGTACAAGTACCATTCTTCGTGAACCAAGGCGATGTATTAATCATTAACACAGAAGAAGGTTCTTACGTTTCTCGTGCATAA
- a CDS encoding GntP family permease, giving the protein MSVIMLMIGLAILIYMTVRGINIIISAIIASVFVAITSGQDVVEAMTGTYMNGFTGYFASYFLLFLLGAVFGKVMGETGAAESIATWVMKVIGPKGAVMAVVLACAIMTYGGVSLFVVGFAVYPLAVSLFRTADLPRRFIPAALVFGSVTFTMFLPGSPEIQNIMPTEFFGTTPYSGFWIGMIVSIFNFAVGSLWLHFAISRSVKRGEKFEAHASDAELNEREKEKLPSIFLAILPIVVVVAGMVTYSQMFSATSAAIFALLGAIVVACVTMFRYITDFWRVLERGANDAILAACNTSAVIAFGKVAAVTSGFTQIVDAVLQIPGPPLLSLAICINLIAGLTGSASGGLGIALPILSPIYLNMGVDPGALHRVSVMASDGLASLPHNGYIVTTIKNICHDTFKRAYLPVAMMAVVLTMCATALAIILFTLFT; this is encoded by the coding sequence ATGAGCGTAATTATGTTAATGATTGGCTTAGCCATTTTGATTTATATGACCGTTCGAGGAATCAACATCATTATTAGTGCTATTATAGCGAGTGTATTTGTAGCCATAACGTCTGGTCAGGATGTTGTGGAAGCCATGACGGGAACATATATGAATGGTTTTACAGGCTATTTTGCATCCTATTTCTTGCTCTTCTTACTAGGGGCTGTTTTTGGTAAAGTGATGGGAGAAACAGGGGCCGCAGAATCCATTGCAACATGGGTTATGAAAGTGATTGGACCGAAAGGCGCTGTTATGGCTGTTGTATTAGCCTGTGCTATTATGACCTATGGTGGCGTATCATTGTTTGTTGTTGGTTTTGCTGTGTATCCTCTAGCAGTTTCATTGTTTAGAACAGCCGATTTGCCAAGACGGTTTATACCAGCAGCTTTGGTGTTTGGTTCGGTAACGTTTACGATGTTTTTACCAGGTTCACCTGAAATTCAAAACATTATGCCAACAGAATTTTTTGGAACAACCCCGTATTCAGGCTTTTGGATTGGAATGATTGTTTCTATCTTTAATTTTGCAGTAGGGTCTTTATGGTTACACTTTGCGATCAGTCGCTCCGTTAAAAGAGGCGAAAAGTTCGAAGCACATGCTAGTGATGCAGAATTAAATGAAAGAGAAAAAGAGAAATTACCAAGTATCTTCTTAGCAATACTTCCAATTGTCGTCGTAGTGGCTGGAATGGTTACGTATTCACAAATGTTTTCCGCAACCTCAGCAGCTATTTTTGCTTTACTAGGGGCAATCGTTGTTGCCTGTGTAACGATGTTTAGATATATTACAGACTTTTGGCGAGTTTTAGAGCGTGGAGCAAATGATGCTATTTTGGCAGCATGTAATACGAGTGCGGTCATTGCCTTTGGGAAAGTAGCGGCTGTTACATCTGGCTTTACACAAATTGTAGACGCAGTGTTACAAATTCCAGGACCGCCATTATTAAGCCTAGCAATCTGTATAAATTTAATAGCAGGTTTAACAGGTTCAGCATCAGGTGGTTTAGGAATTGCTCTTCCGATTTTATCGCCAATTTACTTAAATATGGGCGTTGATCCAGGCGCATTACATCGTGTTTCTGTTATGGCATCAGATGGCTTGGCATCACTTCCTCACAATGGTTATATTGTGACAACGATTAAAAATATTTGTCATGACACCTTTAAACGAGCCTATTTGCCTGTTGCGATGATGGCCGTCGTTCTAACGATGTGTGCCACAGCCCTAGCAATTATTTTATTTACACTATTCACATAA
- a CDS encoding DUF1385 domain-containing protein translates to MIQLKYIKRVVLVLSNSPVYGGQAQLEGVMFGGKEHTVTAIRRNDDSIDYYHFKKVQKPMLQKLKKIPFVRGVVALIESAGLGSRHMQFAGDRYDVTPGEEEDHKEEGSKLQMILGVAVVGVLSFLFGKFAFTLIPVFLADFFSKWIDSKTGQILLESGFKLLLLLIYLYFISLTPLIKRVFQYHGAEHKVINCYEAGLDITVENVQAQSRLHYRCGSSFILFTVFVGMFLYFFVPTDPLWLRIVDRILLIPVVLGVSFEVLQATNACRNLPVLRFLGYPGLWLQLLTTREPKDDQVEVAIASFNMLRQVEQKPEIAATLHHD, encoded by the coding sequence ATGATACAGTTGAAATATATAAAGAGAGTGGTGTTGGTCTTGAGCAATTCACCTGTATACGGGGGACAGGCACAATTAGAGGGTGTGATGTTCGGAGGAAAGGAACATACGGTTACGGCTATTCGTCGTAACGATGATTCTATTGATTATTATCATTTTAAAAAAGTACAAAAACCGATGTTACAAAAGCTTAAAAAAATACCATTTGTACGAGGCGTTGTTGCCCTTATTGAATCAGCGGGCCTAGGCTCACGTCATATGCAATTTGCAGGAGATCGTTATGATGTAACACCTGGTGAGGAAGAAGACCATAAAGAAGAAGGCTCAAAGCTTCAAATGATCTTAGGAGTTGCTGTAGTTGGTGTGCTATCCTTTTTATTTGGAAAATTTGCCTTTACACTGATTCCTGTGTTTCTCGCTGATTTTTTCTCCAAATGGATTGACAGCAAAACAGGACAAATTTTACTAGAAAGTGGTTTTAAACTACTATTACTATTAATCTATTTATACTTTATCTCTTTAACGCCATTAATCAAACGCGTATTCCAATACCATGGCGCTGAACACAAAGTAATTAACTGCTATGAGGCAGGCTTAGATATTACAGTAGAAAATGTCCAAGCACAATCACGTCTACACTATCGTTGTGGTAGTAGCTTTATCCTTTTCACAGTCTTTGTCGGCATGTTTTTATACTTCTTCGTGCCAACTGACCCACTATGGCTACGCATTGTAGACCGTATTTTATTAATCCCTGTTGTCCTAGGCGTTTCATTTGAAGTATTACAAGCAACAAATGCTTGCCGTAACCTTCCTGTGCTACGCTTCCTTGGCTACCCTGGTTTATGGCTGCAATTACTAACAACACGCGAGCCAAAGGACGATCAAGTAGAAGTAGCCATTGCATCCTTTAATATGCTACGTCAAGTAGAACAAAAACCTGAAATCGCAGCAACATTGCATCATGATTAA
- a CDS encoding 3-hydroxyacyl-CoA dehydrogenase family protein translates to MEQQVMVVGAGLMGSGIAQVFALAGFQVILTDRTEADLARGRNYITKSIQSMLKKEKYTLEDEQKIYANIHYTSDIKLGKNVDLVIEAVPEKLAIKQEVFKMLDEIVQPNAILASNTSSLSIAAIGSVTKRPEKVIGLHFFSPVPIMRLLEIVTSIETSEETLKRAQQYGKEIHKETVIAQDYPGFIVNRILLPMMNEAAYLVMEGTAPEEVDRGLMLGANHPIGPLRLADQCGLDTTLYALESLYDGFSDSKYRPCPLLKRMVEAGHLGRKSGKGFYDY, encoded by the coding sequence ATGGAGCAACAAGTAATGGTCGTTGGTGCAGGTTTAATGGGAAGTGGAATTGCGCAAGTATTTGCTTTAGCTGGTTTTCAGGTGATTTTAACAGATCGAACAGAGGCTGATTTGGCTAGAGGAAGAAATTATATTACAAAGAGTATTCAATCAATGCTAAAAAAAGAAAAATATACACTAGAAGATGAGCAGAAAATTTATGCAAATATTCATTATACATCAGATATAAAGCTTGGGAAAAATGTTGATTTAGTCATTGAAGCCGTTCCAGAAAAATTAGCTATTAAACAAGAGGTATTTAAAATGCTAGATGAGATAGTTCAGCCGAACGCTATCTTAGCAAGTAATACTTCCTCCCTGTCTATTGCAGCTATTGGCTCTGTGACAAAAAGACCTGAGAAAGTAATTGGTCTACATTTTTTTAGCCCAGTGCCAATTATGAGATTGTTGGAAATTGTCACATCTATTGAAACGTCTGAAGAAACATTAAAGCGTGCGCAGCAGTATGGCAAGGAAATTCATAAAGAAACCGTTATTGCACAGGATTATCCAGGCTTTATTGTGAATCGTATTTTATTACCAATGATGAATGAAGCTGCATATCTTGTGATGGAAGGGACAGCCCCAGAGGAGGTAGATCGAGGCTTGATGCTTGGTGCGAATCATCCAATTGGACCGCTACGTTTAGCGGATCAGTGTGGTTTGGATACGACTTTATATGCATTAGAAAGCTTGTACGATGGATTTAGCGATTCTAAATATCGACCATGCCCATTGTTAAAGAGAATGGTAGAGGCAGGGCATTTAGGGCGTAAATCAGGTAAAGGCTTTTATGATTATTAA
- a CDS encoding thiolase family protein codes for MKLNKVYIVSALRTAVGRFGGSLKYFNSSDLSAATIKALIENVEIPLEQIDEVIIGNVYQAGGKGNPARQAAIKAGLPKSIPAMTVNKQCASGMRSVSLAYQQIKAGEAEIILAGGTESMSNVPHILLDGRDGKKMGSMHLEDSLLYDGLICAMENYHMGITAENLAQQYNISREEQDQFSVNSQNKALNAIQQGLFEKEIVPIEVSPSKWFTKDEHPRETTVEALKNLKPVFLKEGGTVTAGNSSGLNDGASIMLIVSEHALRKYNLQPLAEIISVASAGVEPSVMGIGPVPATRKALEKANLTLESIDLIELNEAFAAQALAVMKELDMNPNIVNVNGGAVALGHPVGSSGSRIIVSLVHELQKRNLSYGLATLCIGGGQGAAVIIKNVQDNLAE; via the coding sequence ATGAAATTGAATAAGGTATATATTGTATCAGCTTTAAGAACAGCAGTCGGTAGATTTGGTGGAAGCTTAAAATATTTCAATTCCTCTGATTTATCAGCTGCTACGATAAAAGCGCTCATAGAAAATGTAGAAATACCCTTGGAACAAATTGACGAGGTTATTATTGGCAATGTCTATCAAGCAGGGGGGAAGGGAAATCCTGCTCGGCAAGCTGCGATAAAGGCAGGTCTTCCAAAATCCATCCCTGCTATGACGGTTAATAAACAATGCGCATCAGGTATGCGTTCGGTGTCGTTAGCCTATCAACAAATCAAAGCTGGTGAAGCGGAAATTATACTCGCGGGTGGCACAGAAAGCATGAGCAATGTTCCGCATATTTTATTAGACGGTCGCGATGGTAAAAAAATGGGGTCTATGCATCTAGAAGATAGCTTATTATATGATGGCTTGATTTGTGCAATGGAAAACTATCATATGGGCATTACGGCAGAAAATTTAGCACAACAATACAATATTTCAAGGGAAGAACAAGACCAGTTTTCAGTCAATAGCCAAAATAAAGCATTAAATGCTATTCAGCAAGGGTTATTTGAAAAGGAAATTGTCCCAATTGAAGTGAGTCCCTCTAAATGGTTTACAAAGGATGAACATCCTCGTGAAACGACAGTCGAGGCTTTGAAAAATTTAAAACCTGTCTTTTTAAAAGAGGGTGGCACTGTCACGGCTGGAAATTCTTCTGGCTTGAACGATGGAGCTTCTATTATGTTAATCGTTTCGGAACATGCACTAAGGAAATATAATTTGCAGCCGCTTGCAGAAATTATTTCAGTAGCTTCGGCAGGTGTCGAGCCAAGTGTGATGGGCATTGGTCCTGTACCTGCTACACGGAAAGCTTTAGAAAAGGCAAATTTAACACTAGAGAGCATAGATTTAATTGAACTAAATGAAGCTTTTGCCGCACAGGCTCTAGCTGTGATGAAAGAATTAGATATGAATCCTAATATTGTGAATGTCAATGGTGGCGCTGTGGCATTAGGGCATCCTGTTGGTAGTTCAGGCTCTCGTATTATCGTGTCCTTAGTTCATGAGTTACAAAAACGAAACTTATCATATGGATTGGCAACGTTATGTATTGGAGGCGGACAGGGAGCCGCTGTTATTATAAAAAATGTACAGGATAACTTAGCAGAATAG
- a CDS encoding acyl-CoA thioesterase: MFTTVITPRVSETDGMGHINNTVVPIWFEAGRKGIFEIFTPTLSFDNWKCVVVNLNVDYINEIHYGQDVTIHTYIKEIRNSSYLIEEEMYQNNQLCSRGTATYVNFNKTTRKAEPIPEELRQQLEKHKKNNEGVGG; the protein is encoded by the coding sequence ATGTTTACAACAGTTATTACACCACGAGTATCCGAAACGGATGGAATGGGTCATATTAATAATACCGTTGTACCTATTTGGTTTGAAGCTGGTCGAAAGGGTATTTTTGAAATTTTTACACCTACGCTATCCTTTGATAATTGGAAGTGTGTTGTCGTTAATTTAAACGTTGATTACATCAATGAAATTCACTATGGACAAGATGTCACGATCCATACGTATATCAAAGAAATTCGGAACTCTAGCTATCTTATTGAGGAAGAAATGTATCAAAACAACCAATTATGTAGTAGAGGAACAGCTACCTATGTCAATTTTAACAAGACAACTAGAAAAGCAGAGCCTATTCCAGAGGAGCTACGTCAGCAATTAGAAAAGCATAAAAAGAATAATGAGGGAGTAGGTGGATGA
- a CDS encoding NAD(P)H-dependent flavin oxidoreductase, giving the protein MLQKIFDIQYPIIQAPMAGVTTPTFVAACAEAGLLGSVGAGYLDGEQTKQFIQEVKKLTTKPFAVNLFVQEEPQIDIEVLQQARMALQPFYDELGLSPVQSVVSKEVFAGQVQAIIEEKVAICSFTFGIPSAEVLQQFKDNGIYTIGTATTLEEAKLVEQAGVDAVVLQGGEAGGHRGSFTTAPVELIPLDDLLQQVAGQITIPIIAAGGLVTKEAIQRALANGAQAVQIGTALLVAEECEISPLYKNAVLASKEQQTTVTRAFTGKPARGLANTFTQQMQDATVAPYPLQHYLTTTIRKESAEQGNAEYLSMWMGEKSYLIQQTGTVKSIVDKLL; this is encoded by the coding sequence ATGTTACAAAAAATATTTGATATTCAATATCCAATTATTCAAGCACCAATGGCAGGCGTAACAACACCAACATTTGTGGCGGCTTGTGCTGAGGCGGGGCTATTAGGCTCAGTTGGTGCGGGTTACTTAGATGGCGAGCAAACAAAGCAATTTATTCAGGAAGTAAAGAAGTTAACGACAAAGCCTTTTGCAGTCAATTTATTTGTGCAAGAGGAGCCACAAATTGATATTGAGGTTTTACAACAAGCGCGTATGGCACTACAACCCTTTTATGATGAACTAGGACTATCACCTGTACAAAGTGTTGTGTCCAAAGAAGTTTTTGCAGGGCAGGTGCAAGCGATTATTGAGGAAAAGGTAGCCATTTGCTCCTTTACATTTGGCATTCCATCAGCCGAGGTTCTGCAACAGTTTAAGGACAATGGTATTTATACAATTGGTACAGCTACTACATTAGAAGAGGCAAAGCTTGTCGAGCAGGCAGGGGTAGATGCGGTTGTTTTACAGGGCGGAGAGGCTGGCGGTCATCGAGGCTCCTTTACGACAGCACCAGTGGAACTAATTCCTTTAGATGATTTACTACAGCAGGTAGCTGGGCAAATTACCATTCCAATTATTGCAGCAGGTGGACTTGTGACAAAAGAAGCCATTCAGAGAGCATTGGCAAACGGAGCACAAGCGGTTCAAATTGGCACAGCCTTACTCGTAGCAGAGGAATGTGAAATTTCGCCATTGTATAAAAATGCAGTATTGGCGTCGAAAGAACAGCAAACAACGGTTACGCGTGCATTTACAGGCAAACCAGCGAGAGGCTTAGCAAACACGTTTACACAGCAGATGCAGGATGCAACAGTAGCGCCCTATCCATTACAGCACTATTTAACAACAACGATTCGGAAGGAAAGTGCGGAGCAAGGCAATGCTGAATATTTATCGATGTGGATGGGAGAAAAAAGCTATCTCATTCAGCAAACAGGCACTGTTAAAAGCATTGTGGACAAGCTACTCTAA
- a CDS encoding acyl-CoA dehydrogenase family protein, protein MLAIGHVIEKIQANAQQVDEMQSFPHENFHLLADEGLFGLHIAKKYGGSEQSFYASAQAVEEVAKVCASTSVLLCTQALTTCLLDLGGNEEQKANYLRALAEGKYPGAFCVTEEQAGSDVANIQTQAVYDEGSYILTGEKCFITNAGEAGAYLVLARTGEHPTRGLSFFIVDAAASGLEFGECVRTLGVRGSSVGTVIFDQVRVPKDNLLGSEGSGFKLLMKTFNRSRTLVGAQGVGIAKGAFQIALDYLKARNQFGKPLSEQPMIQGMLAELGTKIVTAELLVKAATEHIDGQTDEMEKYASMAKYYATDVAMQVTTDAVQLLGGNGFTTMYPLERMMRDAKVTQIYDGTNQIQRVIIARQLLK, encoded by the coding sequence ATGCTAGCAATAGGACATGTTATTGAAAAAATACAAGCTAATGCACAACAAGTTGATGAAATGCAAAGCTTTCCTCATGAAAACTTTCATTTATTAGCAGATGAAGGGCTGTTTGGTTTACATATTGCCAAAAAATATGGTGGTTCCGAGCAATCCTTTTATGCAAGTGCTCAGGCGGTGGAAGAAGTAGCGAAAGTATGTGCCTCAACTTCTGTTTTATTATGCACACAGGCGTTAACAACTTGTTTACTAGATTTAGGAGGCAATGAGGAGCAAAAAGCTAATTATTTACGTGCATTAGCGGAGGGCAAGTATCCGGGAGCGTTTTGTGTAACGGAGGAACAAGCTGGCTCAGATGTTGCGAATATTCAAACGCAAGCAGTGTATGACGAGGGTAGCTATATTCTCACTGGAGAAAAGTGTTTTATTACAAATGCTGGAGAAGCGGGCGCTTATTTAGTATTAGCACGAACAGGAGAGCATCCTACTAGGGGGTTGAGCTTCTTTATTGTAGATGCTGCTGCTTCAGGCTTGGAGTTTGGTGAATGTGTAAGGACACTTGGGGTAAGAGGATCAAGTGTAGGTACTGTTATTTTCGATCAGGTACGTGTGCCAAAAGATAATCTGCTAGGGAGTGAAGGGTCTGGCTTTAAGCTATTAATGAAGACATTCAATAGAAGTAGAACATTAGTAGGTGCACAAGGAGTTGGTATTGCGAAGGGGGCTTTTCAAATTGCACTCGATTATTTAAAAGCACGCAACCAATTTGGCAAACCATTGAGTGAACAGCCGATGATTCAAGGTATGCTAGCAGAGCTAGGCACGAAAATTGTGACGGCAGAGCTGTTAGTAAAGGCGGCTACTGAGCATATTGACGGGCAGACAGATGAGATGGAAAAATATGCATCAATGGCAAAATACTATGCTACAGATGTGGCGATGCAAGTGACGACAGATGCTGTACAGCTTCTGGGAGGAAACGGATTTACAACAATGTATCCGCTTGAAAGAATGATGCGTGATGCAAAAGTAACGCAAATCTATGATGGAACGAATCAAATCCAGCGTGTTATTATTGCTAGACAATTATTAAAATAA